In a genomic window of Aeromicrobium panaciterrae:
- a CDS encoding DNA-3-methyladenine glycosylase gives MDVTDHARALLGRVLHGHGVAARITEVEAYGGVNDPASHAYTRTPRSEIMFGEPWRLYVYRSYGMHFCANIVTGPTETASAVLIRAGEIVDGIKLARDRRGDQVKDVALARGPGNLAKALGLSLDDLGMDLLASNAVHLGGEPTSTTTISDGPRVGVSKAADVPWRFWITGDPTVSAYRRSPRA, from the coding sequence GTGGACGTCACGGATCATGCTCGCGCCCTGCTGGGGCGCGTCCTGCATGGCCACGGCGTCGCAGCGCGGATCACCGAGGTCGAGGCCTACGGGGGAGTCAACGACCCTGCCTCGCATGCGTACACCCGTACGCCGCGCTCAGAGATCATGTTCGGCGAGCCCTGGCGCTTATACGTCTACCGCTCGTACGGCATGCACTTCTGCGCCAACATCGTCACCGGTCCGACGGAGACCGCGTCGGCAGTTCTGATCCGGGCCGGCGAGATCGTCGACGGCATCAAGCTCGCGCGCGACCGGCGAGGCGACCAAGTGAAGGATGTCGCTCTTGCTCGTGGACCCGGCAACCTCGCCAAAGCGCTCGGCCTGTCGCTCGATGACTTGGGCATGGACCTGCTCGCGAGCAACGCAGTTCATCTCGGCGGTGAGCCGACCTCGACGACCACCATCAGCGATGGCCCACGTGTCGGAGTCTCGAAGGCCGCAGATGTTCCGTGGCGCTTCTGGATCACGGGCGATCCAACAGTCTCGGCCTATCGCCGAAGCCCGCGCGCCTAG
- the argH gene encoding argininosuccinate lyase yields MTDKTSLWGGRFASGPSPELVALSRSTHFDWRLAPYDLAGSRAHAGVLQAAGLLSREDLTKLISGIDALAADVESGAFAAHPDDEDVHSALERGLLERLGPELGGRLRAGRSRNDQIATLFKMYLRDHAKTIGDLVRGLVTTLAEQAEAHIDAPMPGRTHLQHAQPVLLSHHLLAHAWPLIRDLDRLADWDKRVAADSPYGSGALAGSSLGLDPQQVAKDLGFTDSTANSIDGTAARDFVAEFAFVTAQIGIDLSRLAEEIIIWNTKEFGFVTLHDGFSTGSSIMPQKKNPDIAELARGKSGRLIGNLTGLLATLKALPLAYNRDLQEDKEPVFDSIDTLEVLLPAFTGMVATLTFNTERMAELAPQGFALATDVAEWLVRQGVPFRDAHEISGASVQVCEQRGIELWDLTDEDFAAISPLLTPGVRDVLTVEGSLASRNSRGGTAPARVAEQLLELRQRLA; encoded by the coding sequence GTGACTGACAAGACCTCTTTGTGGGGCGGACGGTTCGCCTCAGGGCCATCGCCCGAACTCGTGGCGCTGTCTCGGTCGACCCATTTCGACTGGCGGCTCGCCCCGTACGATCTCGCCGGATCGCGTGCCCATGCGGGCGTGCTCCAGGCCGCTGGACTGCTCAGCCGCGAGGACCTCACCAAGCTGATCTCCGGGATCGACGCACTCGCGGCCGACGTCGAGTCGGGAGCTTTTGCGGCTCACCCCGATGACGAGGACGTGCACTCCGCGCTCGAACGCGGGTTGCTCGAGCGTCTCGGCCCCGAGCTGGGTGGACGACTTCGCGCCGGACGGTCGCGCAACGACCAGATCGCCACGCTCTTCAAGATGTACCTCCGCGACCATGCCAAGACGATCGGCGATCTCGTACGCGGGCTGGTGACGACCCTCGCCGAACAGGCCGAGGCTCACATCGATGCGCCCATGCCCGGTCGGACGCACCTGCAGCATGCCCAGCCTGTTCTCCTCTCGCACCACCTGCTGGCGCACGCCTGGCCGCTCATACGCGATCTCGATCGCCTCGCCGACTGGGACAAGCGCGTTGCTGCCGATTCGCCGTACGGCTCCGGCGCACTTGCCGGCTCGTCGCTTGGCCTCGACCCGCAGCAGGTTGCGAAGGACCTCGGCTTCACCGACTCGACTGCCAACTCGATCGATGGCACAGCGGCTCGCGACTTCGTCGCCGAGTTCGCGTTCGTCACTGCCCAGATCGGGATCGACCTCTCTCGGCTCGCCGAGGAGATCATCATCTGGAACACCAAGGAGTTCGGCTTCGTCACTCTCCACGACGGCTTCTCGACGGGCTCGAGCATCATGCCGCAGAAGAAGAACCCCGACATCGCAGAGCTCGCGCGCGGCAAGTCGGGACGTTTGATCGGCAACCTCACCGGACTGCTGGCGACGCTCAAGGCGCTGCCGCTCGCATACAACCGCGATCTCCAGGAGGACAAGGAGCCGGTGTTCGACTCGATCGACACGCTCGAGGTCCTGCTGCCGGCGTTCACCGGAATGGTTGCGACGCTGACGTTCAACACTGAACGGATGGCCGAGCTCGCGCCTCAGGGATTTGCCCTGGCGACGGATGTCGCCGAGTGGCTCGTACGACAGGGTGTCCCGTTCCGTGACGCCCACGAGATCTCCGGCGCATCGGTCCAGGTGTGCGAACAACGCGGCATCGAGCTCTGGGATCTGACCGACGAGGACTTTGCAGCAATCTCGCCTCTGTTGACTCCAGGGGTTCGCGACGTGCTCACCGTCGAAGGCTCACTGGCTTCACGCAATTCACGTGGCGGTACTGCGCCGGCCCGTGTCGCCGAACAGCTCCTCGAACTTCGCCAGCGTCTCGCCTGA
- a CDS encoding DsbA family oxidoreductase, which translates to MSNVKVDIWSDVACPWCFIGKRRFEAAVGDFTAGGDTVEVEYHSFELSPDTPIDYTGSHSEFLSKHKGIPEAQASQMLTQMTELGKSVDIAYDYDSLHTTNTIKAHELLHLAKSHDKQLEMKERLLKAYFEEGRHVGQIDELADLGAEIGLDRDEVVDALKSEKFLDDVMADKAQAVAYGIRGVPFFVINGKYGVSGAQESATFVDVLTQAAAE; encoded by the coding sequence ATGAGCAATGTGAAGGTAGACATCTGGTCCGACGTGGCATGCCCCTGGTGCTTCATCGGCAAGCGCCGGTTTGAGGCAGCCGTGGGCGACTTCACTGCTGGTGGTGACACCGTCGAGGTCGAGTACCACTCGTTCGAGCTCTCCCCCGACACCCCAATCGATTACACCGGCAGCCACAGCGAGTTCCTGTCGAAGCACAAGGGCATCCCGGAGGCGCAGGCGAGCCAGATGCTCACTCAGATGACGGAGCTCGGCAAGTCCGTCGACATCGCGTACGACTACGACTCGCTGCACACGACCAACACGATCAAGGCGCACGAGCTGCTGCATCTGGCCAAGTCGCACGACAAGCAGCTGGAGATGAAGGAGCGCCTACTGAAGGCGTACTTCGAAGAAGGTCGGCACGTTGGTCAGATCGATGAACTGGCTGACCTAGGTGCCGAGATCGGACTCGACCGCGATGAGGTCGTCGACGCTCTCAAGTCCGAGAAGTTCCTCGACGACGTTATGGCTGACAAGGCGCAGGCCGTCGCGTACGGAATTCGTGGTGTGCCGTTCTTCGTGATTAACGGGAAGTACGGCGTCTCTGGTGCCCAGGAATCAGCCACCTTCGTCGACGTGCTCACTCAGGCGGCAGCCGAGTGA
- a CDS encoding arginine repressor, producing MTVPDTKSARQQLIVELLGHELIRSQGDLAELLESRGVNATPSTISRDLVDLDAVRVRHPDGGLVYAVPAEGGDRTPRAAPDSAAAQTRLARICRELLVAAESSANLVVLRTPPGAAQYLASAVDHAGQPDLLGTIAGDDTVLLICRDPLGGDAVASRLMSLAASTSKETS from the coding sequence ATGACTGTTCCCGACACCAAGAGCGCTCGCCAGCAGCTGATCGTCGAGCTGCTCGGGCACGAACTCATTCGCTCCCAGGGTGACCTCGCCGAGCTGCTCGAGAGCCGCGGCGTGAATGCGACACCGTCGACCATCTCTCGGGATCTGGTCGACCTCGATGCCGTACGAGTGCGCCACCCCGACGGTGGACTGGTCTATGCCGTGCCGGCTGAAGGTGGCGACCGCACTCCGCGGGCCGCGCCGGACAGTGCCGCAGCGCAGACGCGACTGGCACGGATCTGCCGTGAGCTTCTCGTGGCTGCCGAGTCCTCGGCCAATCTCGTCGTGCTGCGCACCCCGCCTGGGGCAGCCCAGTACCTCGCTTCTGCTGTCGACCACGCCGGCCAGCCCGACCTGCTCGGAACCATCGCCGGCGACGACACTGTTCTTCTGATCTGTCGCGACCCGCTGGGTGGCGACGCTGTCGCCAGCCGGCTCATGTCGCTTGCCGCATCCACCTCCAAGGAGACCTCGTGA
- a CDS encoding universal stress protein, which yields MSVVVGYRSDEYGEAALEHGVARANATDDTLTVVNVSRDADLDAPGFLRGFELEQLRQRLHELVGSKVSIQQPVGADTAAQILKVVEDTSASLLVIGLRPRSPVGKFLMGSTAQQLLLDSSVPVLAVKPGQVAAAVL from the coding sequence ATGTCAGTCGTGGTCGGATACCGCAGTGATGAGTACGGCGAGGCAGCCCTTGAGCACGGTGTAGCCCGGGCCAACGCAACAGATGACACGCTGACGGTGGTCAACGTGTCCCGCGACGCCGATCTTGACGCCCCGGGATTCCTGCGTGGCTTCGAGCTCGAGCAGCTTCGCCAGCGCCTCCATGAGTTGGTCGGTTCCAAGGTGTCGATCCAGCAGCCGGTTGGCGCCGATACCGCTGCTCAGATCCTCAAGGTCGTCGAAGATACGTCAGCCAGCCTGCTCGTGATCGGACTTCGGCCGCGTTCGCCCGTCGGCAAGTTCCTGATGGGCAGCACGGCTCAGCAACTGCTGCTCGACTCGTCGGTTCCGGTGCTCGCTGTGAAGCCAGGACAAGTTGCCGCAGCGGTGCTCTGA
- the tyrS gene encoding tyrosine--tRNA ligase: MGSVTHVLDDLEARGLIAHSTDPDALRADLTTGPITFYVGFDPTAPSLHIGNLLQLLTARRLQDAGHKPLILVGGSTGLIGDPKEAGERVMNTKETTAEWVERIRTQVSHFVKLDGDAAATLVNNLDWTEGLSTIDFLRDIGKHFPVNRMLAREVVSARLEAGISYTEFSYVLLQSLDYLELHRRHGCVLQTGGSDQWGNITAGVELVRRAAGAKVHALATPLITKADGTKFGKTESGTVWLDAELTSPYAFYQSWIQAEDSKVGEYLRQFTFVPVDEIAALETEHAEKPGLRAAQRRLAAEVTTIVHGADEAAAAELASGALFGRAELTDLPETTLGAALREAGAVELKATDSPTVVDAFVATGLAESKSAARRAVAEGGAYVNNERVTDPDLVLSGDQLLHGKWAVLRKGKRAISGVSVS, encoded by the coding sequence ATGGGCAGCGTGACCCACGTACTTGATGACCTCGAGGCGCGCGGCCTCATCGCGCACTCGACGGACCCTGATGCACTGCGAGCAGATCTCACGACAGGTCCGATCACGTTCTATGTGGGCTTCGACCCCACGGCCCCGAGCCTGCACATCGGCAACCTGCTGCAGCTGCTCACCGCGCGACGCTTGCAGGACGCGGGCCACAAGCCGCTGATCCTCGTCGGCGGATCGACCGGACTCATCGGCGATCCCAAGGAAGCCGGCGAGCGCGTCATGAACACCAAGGAGACGACGGCCGAATGGGTCGAGCGCATCCGTACGCAGGTGTCTCACTTCGTCAAGCTCGACGGCGACGCCGCGGCGACCTTGGTCAACAACCTCGACTGGACCGAAGGTCTCAGCACGATCGACTTCCTGCGCGACATCGGCAAGCACTTCCCGGTCAACCGGATGCTCGCCCGCGAAGTCGTCAGCGCCCGACTCGAAGCCGGCATCAGCTACACCGAGTTCAGCTACGTACTCCTACAGTCGCTCGACTACCTCGAGCTGCACCGCCGCCACGGCTGCGTTCTGCAGACGGGCGGAAGCGATCAGTGGGGCAACATCACGGCAGGCGTTGAGCTCGTACGTCGAGCGGCCGGCGCCAAGGTGCATGCGCTCGCGACTCCATTGATCACCAAGGCGGATGGGACCAAGTTCGGCAAGACCGAGTCAGGCACTGTCTGGCTCGACGCCGAACTGACCAGTCCCTACGCGTTCTACCAGTCGTGGATTCAGGCTGAAGACAGCAAAGTGGGGGAGTACCTCCGCCAATTCACCTTCGTGCCGGTCGACGAGATCGCCGCACTGGAAACAGAGCACGCCGAGAAGCCAGGACTACGAGCTGCGCAACGCCGCTTGGCAGCCGAGGTGACAACGATCGTGCACGGCGCAGACGAGGCCGCTGCAGCAGAACTCGCCTCTGGAGCACTGTTCGGACGTGCCGAGCTGACGGACCTGCCCGAGACAACCCTTGGCGCAGCCCTCCGCGAAGCCGGCGCAGTTGAGCTCAAAGCCACCGATTCGCCGACTGTGGTCGACGCATTTGTGGCCACAGGTCTGGCCGAATCGAAGTCCGCCGCCAGACGCGCGGTTGCCGAGGGAGGGGCGTACGTGAACAACGAGCGTGTCACGGACCCTGATTTGGTGCTTTCCGGCGACCAACTGCTGCATGGCAAGTGGGCCGTTTTGCGTAAGGGCAAGCGGGCGATTTCGGGCGTGTCGGTGTCCTGA
- the argB gene encoding acetylglutamate kinase, whose amino-acid sequence MTDIETLEQWHPEDWKKATAKAATLAQALPWLKKYHGKVIVIKYGGNAMTDESLKMAFAEDIVFLRLAGFKPVVVHGGGPQISAMLDKLGIESEFRGGLRVTTPETMEVVRMVLTGQVGRELVGLLNQHGDLAVGLSGEDGGLFTAKKTLPVIDGVATDIGLVGEVVGVRPEAVLDLIDAGRIPVVSTVAPDVDGQVYNVNADTAAAALAVALGAEKLLVLTDVEGLYADWPNSTDVIGEISPESLAEIIPTLSTGMIPKMTACLKAVEEGVNRATVIDGREPHAVLLEIFTDEGVGTQVVPGAPTRIRTALYSTSVTKDKK is encoded by the coding sequence ATGACTGATATCGAGACACTAGAGCAGTGGCATCCAGAGGACTGGAAGAAGGCGACCGCCAAGGCCGCCACACTGGCCCAGGCCCTGCCGTGGCTGAAGAAGTACCACGGCAAAGTCATCGTCATTAAGTACGGCGGCAACGCCATGACCGACGAGTCGCTCAAGATGGCGTTCGCCGAGGACATCGTGTTCCTGCGCCTTGCGGGCTTCAAGCCTGTCGTCGTGCACGGTGGTGGACCCCAGATCAGCGCAATGCTCGACAAGCTGGGCATCGAGTCGGAGTTCCGGGGCGGCCTGCGCGTCACGACTCCCGAGACGATGGAAGTCGTACGCATGGTGCTCACCGGTCAAGTTGGTCGGGAACTCGTTGGGCTGCTCAACCAGCACGGCGATCTTGCCGTGGGTCTGTCCGGTGAAGACGGTGGCTTGTTCACTGCCAAGAAGACGTTGCCTGTCATCGATGGAGTCGCGACCGACATCGGTCTGGTCGGCGAAGTCGTTGGTGTCCGCCCAGAAGCCGTTCTCGACCTGATCGATGCCGGCCGCATTCCCGTCGTTTCGACCGTTGCTCCCGATGTCGACGGTCAGGTCTACAACGTCAACGCCGACACCGCAGCAGCCGCTCTGGCTGTCGCACTCGGCGCCGAGAAGCTGTTGGTGCTCACTGACGTCGAGGGCTTGTACGCCGATTGGCCCAACAGCACCGACGTCATCGGCGAGATCAGTCCCGAGTCGCTTGCCGAGATCATCCCGACCCTGTCGACCGGCATGATCCCCAAGATGACGGCCTGCCTCAAGGCTGTCGAAGAGGGCGTCAATCGCGCCACCGTGATCGACGGTCGCGAGCCTCATGCCGTACTCCTAGAGATCTTCACCGATGAGGGTGTCGGTACGCAGGTCGTCCCCGGTGCGCCGACGCGCATCCGGACGGCGCTCTACTCGACGAGCGTCACGAAGGACAAGAAATGA
- a CDS encoding acetylornithine transaminase has protein sequence MTVSELTQRYEGAVMNTFGPPQTVLVRGEGSRVWDADGKEYLDLLGGIAVNALGHAHPAIVDAVTTQLTTLGHISNFFASEPQIALAEKLLALLGHEGRVFFTNSGAEANEAAFKATRRTGRTKVVVAEGSFHGRTMGALALTSKEAYRAPFEPLPGDVTWVPYGDVAALKAAVDDTVAAVLLEPIQGEAGVVEPPDGYLQAAREITTQQGALLWLDEVQTGIGRTGAWFAFEQSGVVPDLVTLAKGLGGGIPIGACVALGDAATLLQPGNHGSTFGGNPVATAAALAVISTIESEKLLDHVSTIGDQLRRGLEDHPLVTSTTGRGLLVGIVLAQPIAPDAFKAALAAGLIINAPTPDRLRLAPPLILTEDEASHAVTTLRAVLDEVST, from the coding sequence ATGACTGTCTCTGAGTTGACCCAGCGCTACGAGGGTGCGGTCATGAATACGTTCGGACCGCCGCAGACCGTGTTGGTTCGTGGCGAGGGCTCGCGGGTCTGGGACGCAGACGGCAAGGAGTACCTCGACTTGCTCGGCGGTATCGCCGTCAACGCGCTTGGCCACGCCCATCCCGCGATTGTCGATGCCGTGACAACACAGCTCACGACCTTGGGCCACATCTCCAACTTCTTCGCGTCCGAGCCGCAGATCGCACTGGCCGAAAAGCTCCTCGCACTGCTCGGTCACGAGGGTCGCGTGTTCTTCACCAATTCGGGTGCGGAAGCGAACGAGGCAGCGTTCAAGGCCACCCGTCGTACGGGTCGCACCAAGGTGGTTGTCGCTGAGGGCTCGTTTCATGGCCGGACCATGGGCGCACTCGCGCTGACCTCCAAAGAGGCCTACCGCGCGCCGTTTGAACCGTTGCCGGGTGACGTGACCTGGGTTCCGTACGGCGACGTCGCTGCCCTCAAAGCGGCCGTCGACGACACCGTGGCTGCCGTCCTTCTTGAGCCGATCCAGGGCGAGGCCGGCGTGGTCGAGCCCCCGGACGGCTACCTCCAGGCAGCTCGGGAGATCACGACCCAGCAAGGCGCGCTGCTGTGGCTCGATGAGGTCCAGACTGGCATTGGCCGTACTGGTGCATGGTTCGCGTTCGAGCAGTCGGGTGTTGTGCCTGACCTGGTGACCTTGGCCAAAGGCCTGGGTGGCGGCATCCCGATCGGCGCGTGCGTCGCGCTTGGTGATGCGGCAACGCTGCTGCAGCCCGGCAACCACGGCTCGACCTTCGGTGGCAATCCCGTCGCCACAGCGGCCGCCCTCGCCGTCATCTCGACCATTGAGTCGGAGAAGCTCCTCGACCACGTTTCGACGATCGGTGACCAGTTGCGCAGGGGTCTCGAAGACCACCCGCTCGTCACGAGCACGACCGGCCGCGGCCTGCTGGTGGGCATCGTGCTCGCGCAGCCGATTGCGCCCGATGCCTTCAAGGCGGCGCTCGCTGCCGGACTCATCATCAACGCACCGACTCCGGACCGGCTGAGGCTTGCGCCGCCGCTGATCCTGACCGAGGACGAGGCTTCCCACGCGGTCACAACGCTGCGGGCTGTCCTGGACGAGGTGAGCACATGA
- the argF gene encoding ornithine carbamoyltransferase, giving the protein MRHFLRDDDLTPAEQAEVLALAAEVKANPYARKPLEGPQTVAVIFDKASTRTRVSFGVGIADLGGSPLILDTATTQSGRGESTADTAKVLGRMTSAIVWRTYAQSGLEEMAANAGVPVINALSDDFHPCQILADWQTVIEHKGALAGLTVAYLGDGANNMGHSYLLGGALAGMHVRIGAPDGYQPALAIVADAEAIAKTTGGSIAVMADPEAAIARADVVITDTWVSMGQESEKEARLQLFGAYSITAESLAKAAPDAIVLHCLPAYRGLEISSEVLDGPQSVVWDEAENRLHAQKALMIWLLEKAGEK; this is encoded by the coding sequence ATGAGGCACTTCCTGCGCGACGACGATCTGACCCCAGCCGAGCAAGCCGAGGTGCTTGCTCTCGCAGCCGAGGTCAAGGCCAACCCATACGCGCGCAAGCCACTGGAGGGACCGCAGACCGTGGCGGTCATCTTCGACAAGGCCTCGACCCGAACGCGGGTGTCGTTCGGCGTCGGCATTGCCGACCTCGGAGGCAGCCCGCTCATCCTCGACACCGCCACGACCCAGAGCGGTCGCGGCGAATCAACGGCCGACACTGCGAAGGTCCTCGGCCGCATGACGAGCGCCATCGTGTGGCGTACGTACGCCCAGTCCGGCCTCGAGGAGATGGCTGCCAACGCAGGCGTACCCGTCATCAATGCGCTCAGCGACGACTTCCACCCGTGCCAGATCCTCGCGGATTGGCAGACCGTGATCGAACACAAAGGCGCTCTTGCTGGTCTGACAGTCGCTTACCTCGGCGATGGCGCCAACAACATGGGCCACTCCTACCTGCTCGGTGGCGCGCTCGCCGGCATGCACGTACGCATCGGTGCTCCCGACGGCTACCAGCCAGCGCTGGCCATCGTCGCCGACGCCGAAGCGATCGCCAAGACGACTGGGGGATCTATCGCCGTCATGGCCGACCCCGAAGCCGCGATTGCCCGAGCGGACGTTGTCATCACCGACACCTGGGTGTCGATGGGCCAGGAGAGTGAGAAGGAGGCGCGTCTTCAGTTGTTCGGCGCCTACTCGATCACTGCCGAGAGCCTGGCGAAGGCCGCACCGGATGCCATCGTGCTGCACTGTCTTCCGGCCTATCGCGGGCTCGAGATTTCCTCCGAGGTCCTTGATGGTCCGCAGAGCGTCGTATGGGACGAGGCCGAGAACCGCCTCCACGCCCAGAAGGCCTTGATGATCTGGTTGCTCGAGAAGGCGGGGGAGAAGTGA